One Leishmania panamensis strain MHOM/PA/94/PSC-1 chromosome 24 sequence genomic region harbors:
- a CDS encoding hypothetical protein (TriTrypDB/GeneDB-style sysID: LpmP.24.1870) has translation MCDEAFILQADGREHISDVRFVSSLPHDPLAVLTASRDNTAKLSTIPTSGDTVVGGLTFIGHTAFVNYVLFHPGMELLDHEACIVTGSNDKHVALWNAESSAVEAVLDGHNSGTCCGAIIYFTPGSVDTEVEDALAGDIISGDWSGTVLIFDHKSGRPKQLYNKHSTAIRGVAQLTNTSAVVTGSGDKMVHAWDALTGKTIQIFSGHQDVVQCICAVDSTRFASAGNDCTVQLWSIGTEGPLQVMHGHDSLIYSISWSPALSELYTASEDHTVRVWRSSGAASKLSTVQVIQHPCVVWSVAPTSDGRLLSGGSDHTVRVWTRNYEHMASIEKLEALETAVSSQTMDVKIAKSSCSAAASGGLNLESMPFTHEIVQRRGTLEGERLFARNEKGEVELYVWNVSRWEKIGVVVAGTDAQRYTGTSEQQREKHFYKGQSYDYLFDVNVEGRMLKLPYNMGDSVVETAKRFIQDHAGVVAQDSQEEIQNFLMAHVSPEDLLRIPGLESTRRASSSGTTATAPLSPPASPAEAERLLPAWEAPQLFDTFNAAAAQTKVNALLPGHTQFHYTVEAVSPNPSDPSVTCSDLLSLYAALPAGSRFPATDALRYLLTVTVDRPDIVGETLAKLATIWGSQAQPPQLPTSAAEWMVALRLAASVFGRLCDARVQAPTMTGDAQEMLVWLAASLPSMTKLITSDTPASMRTNCRAATAALLRNVTVALRSPGSSLATAGPVSLAERLAVAVVQQSAVLFVVERNDSPVVRDSLRSLRSLLLPTSPSPPAWRAAVVAQMLSSLTSSLKGIATGACVEGQPTAVWLLAQVGCPVV, from the coding sequence ATGTGCGACGAGGCATTTATTCTTCAAGCAGATGGGCGGGAGCACATTTCCGATGTGCGCTTTGTCAGCTCCTTACCACATGATCCGTTGGCTGTCCTCACAGCGTCGCGCGACAACACAGCCAAGTTATCCACTATTCCGACCTCAGGGGATACCGTGGTAGGTGGTCTAACCTTCATTGGTCATACTGCCTTTGTCAACTATGTTCTCTTTCATCCTGGCATGGAGCTTCTGGACCACGAAGCGTGCATTGTCACTGGATCAAATGATAAGCACGTAGCTCTGTGGAACGCTGAATCGTCAGCGGTAGAAGCCGTGTTGGATGGGCACAACAGTGGCACCTGTTGTGGAGCCATCATCTACTTTACTCCCGGAAGTGTCGacacagaggtggaggatgCGCTTGCTGGCGACATTATTTCTGGCGATTGGAGCGGTACAGTCCTTATTTTCGATCACAAAAGTGGACGACCGAAACAACTCTACAACAAGCACAGCACAGCCATTCGtggcgtggcgcagctgacAAACACCTCAGCAGTCGTGACTGGCTCTGGTGATAAGATGGTTCATGCCTGGGATGCGTTGACCGGAAAGACCATACAGATTTTCTCTGGCCACCAGGATGTTGTGCAGTGCATTTGTGCGGTCGATAGTACCCGCTTTGCGTCGGCAGGAAACGATTGTACAGTTCAATTGTGGAGCATCGGCACCGAAGGCCCCCTCCAAGTAATGCACGGCCATGACTCACTAATCTACTCTATCAGCTGGTCTCCGGCTCTATCGGAGCTGTACACTGCCTCAGAGGACCACACAGTGCGGGTATGGCGTTCCAGTGGCGCTGCTAGTAAGTTATCCACTGTGCAAGTCATTCAGCATCCCTGCGTCGTGTGGAGTGTGGCGCCGACATCAGACGGCAGGCTGCTCTCTGGTGGCTCAGATCACACTGTGCGCGTATGGACCCGTAATTACGAGCACATGGCGTCTATAGAGAAGCTGGAAGCCTTAGAGACGGCCGTCTCCTCCCAGACTATGGATGTCAAAATCGCCAAAtccagctgctctgctgccgccagtgGCGGCCTCAATCTGGAATCAATGCCCTTCACTCACGAGATTGTGCAGCGTCGCGGCACCCTAGAGGGGGAGCGCCTCTTTGCCCGCAACGAAAAGGGCGAGGTGGAGTTGTATGTGTGGAATGTCAGTCGCTGGGAGAAGATCGGCGTTGTAGTAGCAGGGACAGACGCTCAGCGCTACACAGGTACttcggagcagcagcgcgagaagCACTTTTACAAGGGACAATCTTACGACTATCTCTTCGATGTGAATGTTGAGGGTCGCATGCTGAAGCTGCCCTACAATATGGGCGACAGTGTTGTAGAAACGGCAAAGCGCTTTATCCAGGACCACGCTGGCGTCGTTGCGCAGGACTCGCAGGAAGAGATACAAAACTTTCTTATGGCCCATGTCTCACCAGAAGATCTCTTGCGTATTCCGGGCTTGGAGAGTACTAGACGAGCCTCCTCTAGTGGCACTACAGCAACGGCCCCTCTGTCACCACCGGCGTCACCAGCAGAAGCCGAGCGTCTCCTTCCTGCGTGGGAAGCGCCGCAGCTATTCGACACCTTcaacgctgcagctgcacaaacGAAAGTGAACGCGCTCCTACCGGGACACACACAGTTCCACTACACCGTTGAGGCGGTGTCGCCGAACCCCAGTGACCCATCCGTCACGTGCTCAGATCTTCTCAGCCTGTACGCCGCACTACCGGCTGGGTCTCGCTTTCCCGCAACGGACGCACTGCGCTACCTGCTCACCGTCACCGTTGATAGGCCCGATATTGTGGGGGAGACACTGGCCAAGCTGGCGACCATCTGGGGCTCTCAAGCACAACCCCCGCAGCTCCCAACTTCGGCGGCCGAGTGGATGGTTGCCCTGCGACTGGCCGCGTCCGTGTTTGGGCGTTTGTGCGACGCGCGTGTGCAAGCGCCGACCATGACCGGAGACGCACAGGAAATGCTGGTGTGGTTGGCGGCGTCACTGCCGTCCATGACGAAGCTGATCACAAGTGACACGCCCGCTAGCATGCGCACCAACTGCCGAGCCGCTACGGCTGCACTCCTCCGCAACGTAACGGTGGCCCTGCGCTCCCCAGGGTCGAGCCTAGCGACAGCGGGGCCGGTGAGTCTTGCCGAGCGGCTGGCCGTCGCTGTTGTGCAGCAGAGCGCCGTTTTGTTTGTAGTGGAACGCAATGACTCGCCAGTAGTGCGCGACAGCCTGCGCTCGCTACGGTCACTCTTGCTGCCCacctcaccgtcgccgcctgCGTGGCGCGCTGCCGTAGTGGCTCAGATGCTCAGCTCGTTGACGTCCTCGTTGAAGGGGATTGCCACCGGCGCTTGCGTCGAGGGCCAGCCGACGGCTGTGTGGCTGTTAGCTCAAGTTGGCTGCCCAGTCGTctga
- a CDS encoding hypothetical protein (TriTrypDB/GeneDB-style sysID: LpmP.24.1880), producing MESDYTIIADAAKELDQILDSGAVLYLQSIRTPGAQPVKAALGFSLQPLEENRVACLVETSCVAASTTMCIDFPVLVDRCVVTAMRSFFVDSFQRAKSALPQVTKAANQAPDSLDDTPHVTRAMLSNLHPSVVALAWACIPQHDIFVSFRRRWLREKCFATEDTVSNSQKLYCVMKEFVLLDLFLSLFPKLKSLWEHRQWLCYNMCSCGLLIDNLKYVDETTLPILQFEAQDDQSFFMAAHNHPMNYNAWQYRRLRFRTLHVNMSKAGARWDCASVAIQMDCEQVIRFIREHNGDSSAASYLLFLLYEQDALDTKGDACLCGTETLMKSPHQVGGEPHRRYSEEQLNTDKKDESRKCASECSPIAALAPAMWKSLMAITQTEIRRHSEKGHECIWHLRLGLIQWACMRSPQSRVLSLWSAEDELRWTSTYARLHLTEGEDALLSPVSALPYAWSESSGSSAWTSFSASRYGYQLASILRNTLPCE from the coding sequence ATGGAATCCGATTATACTATTATTGCCGATGCAGCAAAAGAGCTTGACCAAATCCTGGATTCTGGCGCGGTCCTATACCTGCAGAGCATCAGAACACCTGGTGCACAACCAGTCAAGGCGGCATTGGGTTTCTctctgcagccgctggaGGAGAACCGAGTAGCTTGTTTGGTTGAGACTTCCTGCGTAGCAGCGAGCACTACAATGTGTATTGACTTTCCCGTTCTAGTGGACAGATGCGTTGTCACTGCCATGAGGTCTTTTTTTGTAGACTCTTTTCAAAGAGCAAAAAGTGCGCTACCACAAGTCACCAAGGCTGCCAATCAAGCACCAGACAGTCTTGACGACACTCCGCATGTGACACGAGCAATGCTTAGCAACTTGCACCCCAGTGTTGTCGCTTTAGCATGGGCATGCATCCCTCAGCACGACATTTTTGTGTCGTTTCGTCGACGCTGGCTGCGTGAAAAATGCTTTGCCACAGAGGACACGGTAAGTAACTCTCAAAAGCTGTATTGCGTGATGAAAGAGTTTGTTCTCTTAGATCTTTTCTTAAGTCTTTTCCCAAAGCTCAAGTCGCTGTGGGAGCACCGACAATGGCTCTGCTACAAcatgtgcagctgcggacTTCTCATCGACAACCTCAAATACGTGGATGAAACGACCTTGCCGATTCTCCAATTTGAGGCACAAGACGACCAGTCGTTTTTTATGGCCGCACATAATCATCCGATGAACTACAACGCTTGGCAATATCGCCGGCTTAGATTTCGAACCCTACACGTAAACATGTCAAAAGCCGGCGCAAGATGGGATTGTGCATCTGTTGCTATTCAAATGGATTGCGAGCAAGTCATTCGATTTATCAGAGAGCATAACGGTGATAGCTCAGCTGCCTCCTATCTGCTATTTCTTCTCTACGAGCAAGACGCCCTCGACACAAAGGGTGATGCATGTCTCTGCGGGACAGAGACACTAATGAAAAGTCCTCACCAAGTTGGCGGTGAACCGCACCGGCGCTACTCTGAGGAGCAGCTAAACACCGACAAAAAGGACGAGAGCAGAAAGTGCGCCAGCGAGTGCAGCCCAATAGCCGCACTCGCTCCAGCTATGTGGAAAAGTCTTATGGCAATCACTCAAACGGAAATCCGACGGCATAGCGAGAAAGGACATGAGTGCATTTGGCACCTTCGCCTGGGGTTGATTCAATGGGCATGTATGCGATCGCCACAGAGCAGAGTGCTTTCACTATGGAGTGCCGAGGATGAGCTGAGGTGGACCTCCACGTACGCTAGATTACACCTCACAGAGGGCGAGGATGCGCTTTTATCTCCGGTGTCGGCTCTTCCTTACGCGTGGTCAGAATCATCTGGCTCATCTGCGTGGACTTCTTTCAGCGCATCTCGCTACGGCTACCAGCTCGCTTCAATTCTCCGTAATACGTTACCTTGTGAATAG
- a CDS encoding hypothetical protein (TriTrypDB/GeneDB-style sysID: LpmP.24.1890), which yields MALPIAAGILAGCGFYYISRVAPRIAQRVSASGAQSAPSRFLNSAKQYHKFECGFQSPMTEYEAYLLLGFKESEADAIFHRPPPEEVKKRYRNMMKVFHSDASGTPYIATKLNEAKDLLIK from the coding sequence ATGGCGCTTCCGATCGCGGCTGGCATTCTTGCCGGGTGCGGGTTCTACTATATTTCCCGTGTCGCCCCACGAATCGCGCAGCGGGTCTCCGCTTCTGGTGCGCAAAGTGCCCCTTCGCGTTTTCTAAACAGCGCCAAGCAATATCACAAGTTTGAGTGCGGATTCCAGTCCCCCATGACGGAGTACGAAGCCTACCTGCTTCTCGGATtcaaggagagcgaggcagaCGCCATTTTTCACCGCCCGCCACccgaggaggtgaagaagcgaTACCGGAACATGATGAAGGTCTTTCACAGCGATGCTAGTGGAACACCCTACATCGCGACAAAGCTGAACGAGGCGAAAGACCTTCTCATCAAATGA
- a CDS encoding hypothetical protein (TriTrypDB/GeneDB-style sysID: LpmP.24.1900), with protein sequence MAESTVLTPPSARHTVSPRDRSPLATGISTLSSPTEHAIEVDGPTTPPSPLHAPPQETQASVTEKLSGDEVERWCGDREPPSHGYVASSSPGTNAHLPISPPPPVRDEGHAHITAADYADRQRLLYHITYLSTQLQRAQLQVEDLTRTVCVLRGAVGDPAAATAIKVAIKEDATSAAVLAAREEKDVHAALQATLAIFDPVIAQTQIYRLDDALAQVGLLREAELAQLRKANAALQDHRTLASRLSEEVAQLRSKTAALEQQKQRAETHLAAAVLEVEQLRYEERRLNNRVVGLEELAQDGTWMSDVRVVRAAAASTQSSVSPSLPLVQLECEEQLARQSLLLDVFWDPVLIAFDAGLTWLFDSAALQARGSVAQEQPAAPDRAKAVADERDLISLAQAGILVETPALPTDADLLLLQRQQEEVTQLRTRAQLLQERNRVGQLENERLQFLYEGEVRRNERMAKDHAAQLQQAYDEVVRDRQYIMNKLKQEVEDQIRLAYEDGRAHEKSRARSRRSQKALRAGNAVL encoded by the coding sequence ATGGCGGAGAGCACCGTTCTGACGCCACCGAGTGCGCGCCACACCGTGTCGCCCCGAGACCGTAGTCCGCTCGCAACCGGCATTTCCACCCTCTCGTCCCCGACGGAGCACGCCATAGAAGTGGACGGCCCTAccacaccgccgtcgccactgcacgcaccgccgcagGAAACACAAGCGAGCGTCACGGAGAAGCTCAGTGGCGACGAGGTCgagaggtggtgcggtgACCGAGAGCCGCCCTCCCATGGGTACgtcgcgtcgtcgtcgcctggCACGAATGCGCATCTACCCATCTCGCCCCCACCACCTGTGCGAGACGAGGGACACGCgcacatcaccgccgctgacTATGCCGATCGGCAGCGACTCCTGTACCACATCACCTACCTGAGCACCCAACTGCaacgcgcgcagctgcaagTAGAAGACCTCACACGAACCGTCTGTGTGCTGCGTGGTGCGGTAGGTGACCCCGCCGCAGCCACGGCTATCAAGGTCGCCATAAAGGAGGACGCCACGTCGGCCGCAGTGCTGGCcgcgagggaagagaaagacgtgCACGCTGCCCTGCAGGCAACCCTGGCAATCTTTGACCCTGTGATTGCCCAGACCCAGATCTACCGTCTCGACgatgcgctggcgcaggTCGGGTTGCTACGCGAGGCGGAACTGGCCCAGCTGCGCAAAGCGAacgcggcactgcaggaCCACCGCACGCTCGCCAGCCGCCTCTCTgaagaggtggcgcagctgcgcagcaaaACGGCAGCGTtagagcagcagaagcagcgcgcaGAGACGCATCTAGCCGCGGCTGTCCTCGAAgtcgagcagctccgctACGAGGAACGACGACTCAACAATCGCGTGGTAGGCCTAGAGGAGCTTGCGCAAGACGGCACGTGGATGAGCGACGTGCGCGTCGTCAGggcagccgcggcgtcgacgcAGTCGAGCGtctctccgtcgctgccgcttgtTCAGCTCGAATGCGAGGAACAGTTGGCAcggcagtcgctgctgcttgacGTCTTCTGGGACCCCGTGCTCATCGCCTTCGACGCGGGCTTGACATGGCTCTTCGATAGCGCCGCACTGCAAGCTCGAGGCTCCGTTGCGCAAGAACAACCGGCGGCCCCAGACAGGGCCAAGGCTGTCGCGGACGAGCGTGACCTCATCTCACTGGCGCAAGCCGGCATCCTCGTCGAGACGCCGGCGCTTCCGACAGATGCAGACCTACTTCTCTTGCAACGTCAGCAGGAGGAAGtaacgcagctgcgcacgagagcgcagctgctgcaggagcgcaatCGCGTAGGACAGCTTGAAAACGAGCGCCTCCAGTTCCTATATGAAGGCGAGGTGCGGCGCAACGAGCGCATGGCGAAAGACcacgcggcacagctgcagcaggcctACGACGAAGTGGTGCGCGACCGGCAGTACATTATGAACAAGCTCAAGCAGGAAGTCGAGGATCAAATTCGACTCGCCTACGAAGACGGCAGGGCGCACGAGAAAAGCAGAGCTAGAAGCCGACGCTCGCAGAAGGCGCTTCGCGCCGGTAATGCCGTCCTGTGA
- a CDS encoding hypothetical protein (TriTrypDB/GeneDB-style sysID: LpmP.24.1910) → MSHTTSPSPASPEHSTMRTITVALCASSKKYQQSFDALREAGELHNERVLRLQQHLAAGQACGGDASGDAGGASTAAQQKGCLSPNNGNRSMTSRTRSRRASRATSDVATAHSAQSFCTAVDSASHSILDNCLFRFLNLNYDAQWHRMVVCDSGDSTGVDLPAVVANEGSKAKAGRILSVDEHAVTDDGVRGRAEPSQGALTDTVDVVLHKVATFGTPFAVHALERWCKFAQKRRSRQCRVPLVVVDPIEKVQLLMTRSLQCKLLDSMGDDKQPVALTPRTFMWERPSSVPFRRTGGTSGSSVATPLGIHSFTFMDDEEARANGTAAERWWIAKPNKSTGPAFTHHLVMWLTRDADVTVPTAVKAALPTEARRFIIQELYVYALPVVLKVYCVGSHMSVKVNPTVNLLAHLWEHTRGSTAVDVPVTIDSQDKVFFSDVASGSTASSRHTSSTASLTELPQGMSRSSTSAEQLSTPWESMIAPADRWDAFFAPGTPAHTAISKLAQNLSGYAGIGLSLYGFDLVLVPQHLAHTYQRKGARGIGRTEGATVRYDGVASSSSKVAHRSADTPELTPRPSANHSMHTSPGAGASAPPTLVPQPFHASDMFDRISGAPTSLLLDSIPVVIDVNYFPGYKGIAEANQHMLELIALKTLHVQNDSSNRMWPADAAAGKYAKKRHCSIM, encoded by the coding sequence ATGAGTCACACCACATCGCCTTCACCGGCATCGCCGGAACACTCGACGATGCGCACCATCACCGTTGCCCTCTGCGCGAGCTCCAAGAAGTACCAGCAGTCCTTTGACGCGCTACGAGAGGCAGGGGAGCTGCACAATGAGCGCGTTCTCCGGCTGCAACAGCACTTGGCGGCGGGCCAAGCGTGTGGGGGCGATGCTAGCGGGGACGCAGGTGGCGCaagcacagcggcgcagcagaagggCTGCCTCAGTCCCAACAACGGCAACCGCAGCATGACTTCGCGCACGAGGAGTCGAAGGGCAAGTCGCGCGACCTCCGACGTAGCCACAGCGCACTCTGCTCAGAGCTTCTGCACGGCAGTGGACTCGGCGTCCCATTCCATCTTGGACAACTGCCTCTTCCGCTTTCTCAACTTAAACTATGATGCCCAGTGGCACCGCATGGTCGTGTGTGACAGCGGAGATAGCACAGGAGTGGACCTACCCGCCGTCGTCGCGAATGAAGGGAGTAAGGCCAAGGCAGGGCGGATCCTGAGCGTAGATGAGCACGCGGTGACGGACGACGGGGTCAGAGGCAGGGCAGAACCATCCCAAGGCGCACTCACAGACACGGTGGATGTGGTGCTGCACAAGGTGGCGACGTTCGGCACTCCGTTTGCAGTCCACGCGCTTGAACGGTGGTGCAAATTTGCGCAGAAGCGGCGAAGCCGACAGTGCAGGGTGCCTCTCGTTGTGGTCGACCCCATCGAAAAGGTTCAGCTGCTCATGACGCGCAGTCTGCAGTGCAAGCTGCTGGACAGCATGGGTGACGACAAGCAACCCGTCGCGCTGACACCGCGCACGTTCATGTGGGAGCGACCGTCCAGTGTACCTTTTCGCCGCACCGGGGGCACGAGCGGATCAAGCGTAGCCACCCCGCTTGGTATCCACTCTTTCACATTTatggacgacgaggaggcgcgcgcgAACGGGACGGCGGCGGAACGCTGGTGGATTGCGAAACCGAACAAGAGTACTGGCCCCGCCTTCACACATCATCTGGTGATGTGGCTCACACGCGATGCGGATGTGACGGTGCCGACAGCCGTGAAGGCCGCCCTCCCGACCGAGGCTCGTCGCTTCATTATACAGGAGCTCTATGTGTACGCGCTCCCAGTGGTGCTGAAGGTGTACTGTGTCGGTTCACATATGAGCGTGAAGGTGAATCCCACCGTGAACCTGCTGGCCCACCTGTGGGAGCACACGCGCGGGTCGACAGCGGTAGACGTGCCAGTGACGATCGACTCCCAAGACAAGGTGTTCTTCTCGGACGTCGCCAGCGGCTCCACTGCCAGCTCACGGCATACGTCGTCCACCGCATCGCTTACAGAGCTGCCCCAGGGTATGTCAAGGAGCAGCACAAGCGCGGAACAGCTGTCGACTCCATGGGAGTCGATGATTGCGCCAGCGGACAGGTGGGACGCCTTCTTTGCCCCAGGCACTCCTGCCCACACCGCCATCAGCAAACTGGCGCAGAACCTCTCTGGTTACGCCGGCATTGGTCTCTCCCTGTATGGTTTCGATCTCGTGCTCGTACCACAGCAtctcgcacacacgtaccAACGCAAGGGCGCGCGCGGCATTGGACGCACCGAAGGTGCCACCGTGCGGTACGATGGGGTGGCGTCCTCATCGTCGAAGGTGgcccaccgcagcgctgacACACCGGAACTGACGCCGCGGCCCTCTGCTAACCACAGCATGCACACCTCACCTGGAGCGGgcgcctcagcgccgccaacTCTGGTGCCGCAACCGTTTCACGCCAGCGACATGTTTGACCGCATCTCTGGCGCGCCGACGTCGCTCTTGCTGGACAGCATCCCTGTAGTCATCGATGTGAACTACTTCCCTGGTTACAAGGGAATCGCCGAAGCGAACCAGCACATGCTGGAGCTGATTGCTCTCAAGACTCTGCACGTGCAGAATGACTCATCTAACAGGATGTGgcccgccgacgccgcggctGGGAAGTATGCTAAGAAGCGGCACTGCTCGATAATGTAG
- a CDS encoding hypothetical protein (TriTrypDB/GeneDB-style sysID: LpmP.24.1920), with product MPWWSGEPVGGKAGAVPADAQTTQDVLAAIFAPANCAMASPRASVDGNDVRSTALSSSAVDTVSAKGRSSAAPPEETTLSILISTQGGVDASESPATWWTSLRKWRPSTSIPCSAGASAPELVLSSTTTSRSPKRTAENVDKAAASVAKATAAVSWETFPNCPLAGYELTRQGLVDRLTKPPHTLTAMELRSLIKELTAVEQQAKYDVDRQFGSHISSRGLHGLELVISPALFLTSIYLMTWKAARLYHNALPQNSVLFTRVLALLRLRMAVEQRELVAQRHRRLMRATNARVSLSFLSGVGLFALAWVSRPPANVMEEAPDVQGAKELIAYQRHFQTSLKWCWYVYYHHPAYSTSGGSDKSSSR from the coding sequence ATGCCGTGGTGGTCGGGAGAGCCGGTGGGCGGCAAGGCAGGTGCCGTGCCAGCGGATGCACAGACTACGCAGGACGTGCTTGCCGCCATCTTCGCACCGGCCAATTGCGCAATGGCGTCACCCAGAGCGTCTGTCGACGGCAATGACGTGAGAAGCACTGCTCTGTCGTCGAGCGCTGTGGACACAGTATCCGCCAAGGGTCgctcatcagcagcgccacccgaAGAGACAACACTGTCGATCTTGATAAGTACCCAGGGCGGCGTGGATGCGAGCGAAAGCCCAGCTACGTGGTGGACGAGCCTCCGCAAGTGGCGGCCGTCCACGTCGATACCCTGCAGTGCCGGCGCATCCGCACCAGAGTTGGTGCTCTCCTCTACTACGACTAGCAGAAGCCCTAAGCGCACGGCGGAGAATGTAGACAAAGCAGCGGCTAGTGTCGCTAAGGCCACGGCTGCCGTATCGTGGGAGACATTCCCCAATTGCCCACTGGCTGGTTATGAGCTCACACGTCAAGGTTTGGTCGACAGGCTGACTAAGCCACCACACACCCTCACTGCGATGGAGCTACGGAGTTTGATCAAGGAGCTCACAGctgtggagcagcaggccaAGTACGACGTGGATCGGCAGTTTGGCAGCCACATCAGCAGTCGCGGCCTGCATGGGTTGGAGTTGGTCATCAGCCcagctctcttcctcacctccaTCTACCTGATGACATGGAAGGCGGCGCGGCTGTACCACAACGCGCTCCCGCAGAACTCCGTGTTGTTCACGCGAGTgctcgcactgctgcggctccgcatggcggtggagcagagggagctcgtggcgcagcgacaCCGACGGCTAATGCGAGCCACCAACGCACGGGTTAGCCTATCCTTCCTGAGCGGTGTCGGTCTCTTCGCGCTGGCATGGGTGTCACGGCCGCCAGCCAACGTTatggaggaggcgcctgATGTGCAGGGAGCGAAGGAGTTGATTGCCTACCAGCGTCACTTTCAGACGTCGTTGAAATGGTGCTGGTACGTCTACTACCACCACCCTGCCTACTCAACGAGTGGTGGAAGCGATAAAAGCAGCAGTAGGTAA